In the genome of Streptomyces sp. NBC_00259, the window AACATCAACGAGGGGCGGATCGCCAACCCCGTCGAGTACATCGAGATGCGCCGCAAGGTGGGCGGCGCGCCGTGGTCGGCGGGGCTCGTGGAGTACGCGGCGGGGGCGGAGGTCCCGGCGGCGGTGGCCGGCTCGCGGCCGATGCGGGTGCTGCGGGACGCGTTCTCCGATGCCGTGCATCTGCGCAACGACCTGTTCTCGTACGAGCGTGAGGTCACCGACGAGGGCGAGAACAGCAACGGCGTGCTGGTGCTGGAGAAGTTCCTCGGCTGTACGACACAGGAGGCGGCCGAGGCGGTCAACGACCTGCTGACGTCCCGGCTGCAGCAGTTCGAGAACACCGCGCTGACCGAGGTGCCGGCGCTCTGTGTGGAGAACGGACTGGATCCGGCGGAGTGCGCGGCGATCGCCGCGTACACGAAGGGACTCCAGGACTGGCAGTCCGGCGGCCATGAGTGGCATCTGCGCTCCAGCCGCTATATGAACGAGGGTGCGGTGAGCGGGCCTTCGCTGTTCGGCGGAGTGCTCGGCACGTCGGCCCTGGACGTCAGGACGCTGTTCGGCCGCCCCGCCGCGGCACGGCTGCACGGCCTCACCCACGTCCCCCACCGGCCGACCGGCCCGTCGCTGCTGCCCGAGTTCGACTGCCCCTTCCCACTGACGGTCAGTCCGCATCACGAGGACGCCAGGAGGAAGTCGATCGCGTGGGCCGAGCGGATGGGGCTGCTCGGGGACATCTGGGACGAGCCCATGCTCGCCGGTTTCGACTTCGCGCTCTGCTCGGCGGGCCTCGATCCGGACGCGACGCCCGAGGAGCTGGAGCTGAGCGCGGAGTGGCTGACCTGGGGGACGTACGGGGACGACTACTACCCGCTCGTGTTCGGCCGCCCACGCAACCTCCTCGGTGCGAAGGCGTGCACCGACCGGCTCATGGCGTGTCTGCCGCTGGAGGACCCGGCGGCCGGCGCGGCGGCCGCGGTCAGCCCCATGGAGCGGGCTCTCGCCGATCTGTGGGCACGGACTGCCGGGCCGATGGGCCCCGAGTCACGGGCGGAGCTGCGGCGCGCCCTCGACGTGATGCTCGAGAGCTGGCTGTGGGAACTGCACAACCAGGCGCAGCACCGGGTGCCCGATCCCGTCGACTACATGGAGATGCGGCGTCTGACCTTCGGCTCGGACCTCACGATGATGCTGTGCCGACTGCGCCGCGAGGGGGAACTGCCTCCGGAGATCTACCGGACCGGGACGGTGCGGAGCCTGGAGGGCTCCGCGTCGGACTACGCCGTGCTGATCAACGATCTCTTCTCCTACCAGAAGGAGATCGAGGTCGAGGGGGAGGTGCACAACGCCGTCCTGGTGGTGCAGAACTTCTTCGGCTGCGACTACGCGGCGGCGGTCGCGATCGTCGACGACCTGATGCGCTCACGCCTGCGCCAGTTCCAGCACCTCAAGGAGCGTGAACTGCCGCTGCTGTACGAGCAGTTCGGCCTGGATGCGCGTGGCAGGGCGGCTCTCGACGCGTATGTGCGCGAGCTGGAGGACTGGATCGCGGGCATCCTGAACTGGCACCGGAGCATCCGCCGGTACGGACCGGACGACGTGCACGCGGGCGCGGGCTCGCCCCTGCGGCTCGCCGGACCGACCGCGCTCGGGATGTCCGCGGCGAGGATCGTGGACCGGTTCCGCACCGACGCGGGTGCGGGTTCGGGCGCCTGTGCGGGTGCGAGTGCGGGCGCCGTACGGCTCTAGGCTAGGACGGGCCCCGGTCCGGCCGGACGACACCTCGGTCGTCGATGACGTACCGCTGTCCGGCGCGCACCTTGAAGGGCGGGCCGTGGATCTCGATCGTGTCGTGCCGGCTCTACAGGAGTGGACCGGGAGTGCGGTGGTGGGTGGGACGGGCCGGTCAGCCTTGCTGGAAGAGTTCCGCGGGCAGCGGCTTCAGCAGTGCGTACAGGTCGTCGGTGATCGGCCGGTCCCAGCTGGCGATGGTGACGAGGACGTTGTCGCTGCGGTCGAACTGCACGCAGGAGATCCGGCCTTCGGAGAGCTTGATCCTGCGCACGATCAGCAGGTTGTCGCCCTGCATCACGGGGACGTCCTCGGTGCCGACGACCGTGACCTCCTCGTCGTTGTCCAGCGCCGCGAGCAGCTGGGCGACCTCGAAGGGGGCCTGGCCCTCGCCGAGCTCCCGGGCCGGCGAACCCTCCGGCAGATTGCCGATGATCATCGCGGGGCCGCGTCCGCCGAACAGGTCGTAGCGCAGGAACACGCCCTGGCAGCTCCCGTCGGGTGCGGGCAGCAGCCCGGCGCCCAGATTGCCCGGCCAGTCCCCCGGGTCCATGGCCAGGACGTCGAAGTCCGGGCCCGCGGGAGTGGCGGCGCTGCGGCGGCGGAGGAAGGACATGCCGCCATGGTACGTGGCCGGGTCCCCCTGACGCCGACCGGGCGCCCCCTGCGCGCGGCAGGTCGGAGGCGTCGCGGGCGGCCCGCGTGTCGCCCCTGTGCGGGGCCCTCGCGGCCGGGCGCGTCAGCGCGGGTGGGCGGCCAGGTCGTGTCTGACAAATAGCGCCGTCCGCCCGCAGGGCGGGGCGTGCGGCGTCCGGTGCGTGCAATCGCAAGGCGGTGGGGGTGCCCCCGCCGAAGGCTGGGGGAGATCATCCTCGTACTGGACGTACTTGGATGACTCCGACAACGCAGCGTGGGGGCACCTCCCGTGCCCGAAGGGCTACGGGGGAGTGCGTGCCGGGCGTCGCGCGCCAGGCGGGATTTGTCAGACACGGCCTAGTTCCCTCAGCAGGGTGACGGCCTCCTCGGCACGCTCGTACGGCACGAACAGGTGATCGTGGTGGAGGCCCGCGACGACGTTGCAGCTCAGGCCCGCGTCGGCGAGCGCGGTGGCGACGGCGGCGGTCAGTCCGACGGCGTCCAGCGCGGAGTGCACGCGCAGGGTGATCCAGCCCGCGACATAGTCGTACGACAGCCCGGCGGCGTCGGCCAGCTCCTGGCGTACGACGAGGGT includes:
- a CDS encoding terpene synthase family protein, which produces MAQPFHLPDFYVPYPARLNPHVDVARQHTREWAHRMGMLEGSGIWELEDLDAHDYALLCAYTHPDCSAEALSLVTDWYVWVFFFDDHFLEVFKRSGDTAGGKAYLDRLPAFMPRDPAQGTPEPENQVEAGLADLWARTVPSMSAAWRARFSEATEHLLNESLWELHNINEGRIANPVEYIEMRRKVGGAPWSAGLVEYAAGAEVPAAVAGSRPMRVLRDAFSDAVHLRNDLFSYEREVTDEGENSNGVLVLEKFLGCTTQEAAEAVNDLLTSRLQQFENTALTEVPALCVENGLDPAECAAIAAYTKGLQDWQSGGHEWHLRSSRYMNEGAVSGPSLFGGVLGTSALDVRTLFGRPAAARLHGLTHVPHRPTGPSLLPEFDCPFPLTVSPHHEDARRKSIAWAERMGLLGDIWDEPMLAGFDFALCSAGLDPDATPEELELSAEWLTWGTYGDDYYPLVFGRPRNLLGAKACTDRLMACLPLEDPAAGAAAAVSPMERALADLWARTAGPMGPESRAELRRALDVMLESWLWELHNQAQHRVPDPVDYMEMRRLTFGSDLTMMLCRLRREGELPPEIYRTGTVRSLEGSASDYAVLINDLFSYQKEIEVEGEVHNAVLVVQNFFGCDYAAAVAIVDDLMRSRLRQFQHLKERELPLLYEQFGLDARGRAALDAYVRELEDWIAGILNWHRSIRRYGPDDVHAGAGSPLRLAGPTALGMSAARIVDRFRTDAGAGSGACAGASAGAVRL
- a CDS encoding ACT domain-containing protein; amino-acid sequence: MSAERDLHRLLTTMRPELNPGRHVFTTVPGPTPPPGLAPVVTVAEAEGLTLVVRQELADAAGLSYDYVAGWITLRVHSALDAVGLTAAVATALADAGLSCNVVAGLHHDHLFVPYERAEEAVTLLRELGRV